The following are encoded in a window of Pseudalgibacter alginicilyticus genomic DNA:
- a CDS encoding DUF1761 domain-containing protein: protein MEYFNPVAMFVAAVSAMVVGFIWYNPKTFGNAWMQASGMTDEKIKSGNMAKIFGLSFLFSFLLSIALPGIVIHQMGVMSLVGGDSSVALPSYEALLVDYGDAFRTFKHGAFHGVLTGVFIALPIIGINALFERKSAKYIFINAGYWIVTLAVMGAIICGWK, encoded by the coding sequence ATGGAATATTTTAACCCCGTTGCAATGTTTGTTGCAGCTGTATCAGCCATGGTTGTTGGCTTTATTTGGTACAACCCAAAAACATTTGGTAATGCATGGATGCAAGCTTCAGGTATGACAGATGAAAAAATAAAAAGTGGTAATATGGCTAAGATTTTCGGCTTATCTTTTTTATTTTCTTTTTTACTATCAATAGCGCTTCCAGGTATTGTAATCCATCAAATGGGAGTTATGAGTCTTGTTGGTGGTGACTCCTCTGTAGCTTTACCGTCTTATGAAGCCTTATTAGTGGATTATGGAGATGCTTTTAGAACTTTTAAACATGGTGCGTTCCATGGTGTGTTAACGGGTGTTTTTATTGCCCTTCCTATTATTGGAATTAATGCGTTGTTTGAACGTAAAAGTGCTAAATACATTTTTATTAACGCGGGTTATTGGATTGTAACCTTAGCGGTTATGGGAGCAATTATTTGTGGTTGGAAATAA